A part of Streptomyces sp. NBC_01451 genomic DNA contains:
- a CDS encoding ATP-binding protein, translated as MVIPRKTRASEEREPTALRYSAVWDTTDASIADARAAVRTLLADAGHQPQHRPSQDAQLVVSELVTNALRHAPGPGGLALEVTPDAALLRITVRDSSRRPPVLRAHDVRRVGGHGLHLVTRLCDQLHTIGLETGKQIVAHLRLPRPTG; from the coding sequence ATGGTCATCCCGCGTAAAACCCGGGCATCCGAAGAACGGGAGCCCACCGCCCTGCGGTACAGCGCCGTCTGGGACACGACAGACGCGTCCATCGCGGACGCCCGAGCGGCAGTGCGCACACTGCTGGCCGATGCAGGTCACCAACCTCAACACCGCCCGAGCCAGGACGCCCAGCTCGTCGTCAGTGAGCTGGTCACCAACGCGTTGCGCCACGCACCCGGTCCGGGCGGCCTGGCGCTGGAGGTGACCCCCGACGCCGCGCTGCTGCGCATCACCGTGCGTGACAGCTCCCGTCGGCCGCCCGTCCTGCGGGCCCACGACGTCCGTCGCGTCGGCGGGCACGGCCTGCATCTGGTCACCCGCCTGTGCGACCAGCTGCACACCATCGGCCTGGAGACAGGCAAGCAGATCGTCGCCCACCTGCGCCTGCCCAGACCGACCGGTTAG
- a CDS encoding DUF5707 domain-containing protein, translating to MARRIVLAVTAGVVVLGGAGAFALAYAGEQPPALAHSTAHYAAPAGDRAGSLTFTTDVTASSGVKDVKVLAWPANSTFAKQELTAKDMASAESAVCKPSGGDTVRCTYTVPVTRADAETSERGLWHVAVLATAKDGDTKLVTRAADFNVA from the coding sequence ATGGCGCGTCGTATCGTTCTGGCCGTTACTGCCGGTGTTGTCGTCCTCGGGGGTGCCGGAGCCTTCGCTCTCGCCTACGCCGGGGAACAGCCTCCTGCCTTGGCGCACAGCACCGCCCACTACGCGGCCCCCGCCGGCGACCGGGCAGGCTCGTTGACCTTCACCACCGACGTCACGGCGTCCTCCGGCGTCAAGGATGTGAAGGTCCTGGCCTGGCCGGCGAACTCGACGTTCGCCAAGCAGGAGCTGACCGCCAAGGACATGGCCTCTGCGGAGTCGGCCGTCTGCAAGCCGTCGGGCGGGGACACCGTGCGCTGCACCTACACGGTTCCCGTCACCCGTGCCGACGCCGAGACGTCCGAGCGGGGTCTGTGGCACGTCGCCGTACTGGCCACCGCGAAGGACGGCGACACGAAGCTGGTCACCAGGGCTGCCGACTTCAACGTTGCGTGA
- a CDS encoding response regulator transcription factor — translation MTTVLIADDQPLQRMGFRMLLEGTPGLTPVGEAEHGTEAVRLAAELRPDVVLMDIRMPGMDGLEATRRIIAAGGRTRVLIVTTFDLDEYAYEGLRSGASGFLLKDARPEELIAGIHAVATGDAVVAPSLTRRLLDAYAHQVLAPPGVPAAEDPRLRTLSDREREVLVAIGQGWTNTEIAERLVLTESTVKKHVGRVLAKIGARDRIQAVIMAYDAGLVRARP, via the coding sequence GTGACCACTGTGCTGATCGCCGACGACCAACCCCTGCAACGCATGGGGTTCCGCATGCTCCTGGAGGGCACTCCCGGCCTGACCCCGGTCGGCGAGGCCGAGCACGGAACCGAGGCTGTGCGCCTGGCCGCGGAACTCCGCCCCGACGTGGTCCTCATGGACATCCGCATGCCGGGCATGGACGGCTTGGAGGCCACCCGCCGGATCATCGCCGCCGGCGGCCGTACCCGCGTACTCATCGTGACCACTTTCGACCTCGACGAGTACGCCTACGAAGGGCTGCGGTCCGGTGCCAGCGGCTTCCTGCTCAAGGATGCCCGCCCCGAGGAACTCATCGCGGGCATCCACGCGGTGGCGACCGGCGACGCCGTGGTGGCCCCGAGCCTGACCCGGCGTCTCCTGGACGCCTACGCCCACCAGGTGCTCGCCCCGCCCGGTGTCCCCGCGGCCGAGGACCCGCGGCTGCGGACCCTCAGCGACCGCGAACGAGAGGTCCTGGTCGCCATCGGCCAGGGCTGGACGAACACCGAGATCGCCGAACGCCTCGTCCTCACCGAGTCCACGGTGAAGAAGCACGTCGGCCGGGTCCTCGCCAAGATCGGGGCCCGGGACCGCATCCAGGCCGTGATCATGGCGTACGACGCCGGACTCGTCAGGGCCAGACCGTAG